Below is a window of Candidatus Neomarinimicrobiota bacterium DNA.
AAGCTTTTTGAAAATGTAAATTCTGCAAATCTTCAAGATTGTCATGTAATTTAGTTTCAATATCTGCCAGCGATAAATCGTTTAATTCTTGTCTTTTCATCAGACTTCTCTGCGACCTACAATTTTTGTTTTAATCGGAAGCTTATGGGCGGCATTATGAAATGCTTCCTCAGCACCAACGCGATCAACACCCTCAACTTCAAATAGAATTCGTCCCGGTTTTACAACGGCAACCCAATATTCTGGAGACCCCTTACCTTTACCCATACGAGTTTCAGCGGGTTTCTTAGTGATCGGTTTATCCGGGAAAATGCGAATCCACATTTTACCAATCTTACGAATCACCCGGGTGATTGAAATACGGCAAGCCTCAATCTGGCGACTAGTAACCCACCCTGCTTCTACAGCTTTTAAACCGTAGGTGCCAAATGCAACATAGTCTCCACCCTTGGCCATACCTCTCCGGTTGCCACGATGGTGTCTGCGAAATTTAATTTTTTTAGGTTCTAACATTTATAATTACCTAGTCGATTCGCCGTTACATATCCAAACTTTAATTCCTATGATACCGTACTGAGTATGTGCTTCGGTAAGGACATAATCGATATCAGCGCGAAGTGTGTGCAAAGGAACGCGTCCTTGGGAAAATTTCTCACTCCGTGCAATTTCAGATCCGCCCAAACGGCCGGCCACATTAACACGAATACCTTCAGCTCCCATTCGCATGGTGGATTGAATTACTTTATTTACAACACGACGATATGAAACTTTTTTAGTCAACTGGTGTGCTATATTAGAACCAACTAACGCAGCATCCAACTCAGGACGCTTTACTTCAGAAATATTAATTTGAACACTTCTTTCAGTCAACTGTTTGATTTCTTCTTTCAAACGTTTGACCTCTTCCCCGCCTTTACCGATAACAATACCAGGTCGAGCAGTATGAATAGTTACCGTAACAGTTTTCGTTGTACGGCTAATTTCAACACGAGAAATACCAGCATTAGGTAATCGCGCTTTTAAATATTTTCGGATTCTTACATCTTCTTCCAACCCTGGCGCAAAAGATTTACCAGCAAACCATGTGGAACGCCAGCCTTTCTTGACCTGAAGTCTAAATCCTACTGGATGTGTTTTTTGACCCAATCCGGCCTCCTTAATTCTTCTCGTCAGACACAACGACAGTCAAATGCGCCGTTGGTTTGTTTAGTTTGGATATACGCCCCATGGAAGCCGCACGGAATCTTTTCATATGTGGACCGCCATCAGCATAGCATTCTTTAATGCGCAAATCATCAGGATTCACCTCGACGTCGCCTGCGGTATTCATCAAGTTTGCCACGGCAGATCGGACTGTTTTTTCAATCTGAACTGCTGCTTTTGCTTTGGAAAAATGAAGGTAGTTTAATGCGTCATCTACATCACGACCGCGAACTTCATCCAAAACGATACGGATTTTCCGCGGGGACTGACGAATTTGGCGGGTTATTGCTTTAGCTTCCATACTTACTATTTCTTCCTGTCACCAGAATGTAATCTAAATGTTCTTGTGGGAGCGAATTCACCAAGTTTATGCCCCACCATATTTTCATAAATAAAAATCGGTATAAATTTGTTTCCGTTATGAACAGCGAAAGTGTGCCCTACGAAATCAGGTGTAATCATTGAGCGGCGTGACCAGGTTTTAATCACCTTTTTCTTGCCACTATCATTCATTTTCTCGACTTTCAATTCAAGCTTGACGTCGACAAATGGTCCTTTTTTTAGGGAACGGGCCATCCTACTTTCTCCTCTTCACAATATAATCATTGGATTTTTTATTCTTTTTCCGTGTCTTATAACCTTTAGTTGGCTGACCCCACGGGGATACAGGATGACGACCACCGGATGTTTTTCCTTCTCCACCACCATGTGGATGATCGACAGGGTTCATCACAACTCCACGAACGGTTGGACGCCTACCTAACCAACGGCTTCGGCCAGCTTTTCCTGAAACAATCTGTTCATGGGATTTATTGCCAACTTCACCAACGGTTGCATAACAATTTTTACGTACGAGACGAATTTCGCCGGAAGGCAGTTTTAATGAGGTGAAATCACCGTCATGTGCCATCACTTGGGCAGCTGCACCAGCACTACGAACCATCTGGCCACCACGACCCGGTTCTAATTCAACATTATGAACAAACATACCAGTTGCTATTTTGCTGACAGGCAAGGCATTACCAATACGCAGTGGTGCGCTTTCACCTGATATAATATCATCACCAACCTTAATTCCAAACGGTGCGAGTATATATCGCTTTTCTCCATCTGCATAAAACAAAAGGGCGATGTTTGCCGAACGATTCGGATCATATTCAATAGAAGAAACTTTTGCAGGTATATCAAATTTATTACGCTTAAAATCAATAATCCGATAACGACGACGATGACCGCCGCCACGATGACGCACCGTGATTCTTCCTTTATTATTTCGACCACCTGTTTTGCGCAGTGCAGTCGTTAAACTTTTTTCAGGTGTACTTTTGGTGATTTCTGCGAAATCAGATCTGGAAGCAAAGCGGTTACCCGGAGTGGTCGGCTTTATGGCTCTTATTCCCATTATTCGGCCGATTCTCCTCTCAGAAGATCAATAGATTGGCCTTCTTTTAATGTAATAACTGCTTTTTTCCAGCTAGCGCGATTACCTTGCGTGCGGATTGTACGACCTCCACTGCGAACCGTCATGTTCTTTTCTTTACCAAGGCGGTTCATAGTAGCAACCTTTTCTACTTCGACATCAAATTTTTCTTCGATCGCCCGTTTAATCTCTATCTTG
It encodes the following:
- the rplB gene encoding 50S ribosomal protein L2, whose protein sequence is MGIRAIKPTTPGNRFASRSDFAEITKSTPEKSLTTALRKTGGRNNKGRITVRHRGGGHRRRYRIIDFKRNKFDIPAKVSSIEYDPNRSANIALLFYADGEKRYILAPFGIKVGDDIISGESAPLRIGNALPVSKIATGMFVHNVELEPGRGGQMVRSAGAAAQVMAHDGDFTSLKLPSGEIRLVRKNCYATVGEVGNKSHEQIVSGKAGRSRWLGRRPTVRGVVMNPVDHPHGGGEGKTSGGRHPVSPWGQPTKGYKTRKKNKKSNDYIVKRRK
- the rpsS gene encoding 30S ribosomal protein S19, which gives rise to MARSLKKGPFVDVKLELKVEKMNDSGKKKVIKTWSRRSMITPDFVGHTFAVHNGNKFIPIFIYENMVGHKLGEFAPTRTFRLHSGDRKK
- the rplP gene encoding 50S ribosomal protein L16, with product MLEPKKIKFRRHHRGNRRGMAKGGDYVAFGTYGLKAVEAGWVTSRQIEACRISITRVIRKIGKMWIRIFPDKPITKKPAETRMGKGKGSPEYWVAVVKPGRILFEVEGVDRVGAEEAFHNAAHKLPIKTKIVGRREV
- the rplV gene encoding 50S ribosomal protein L22, producing the protein MEAKAITRQIRQSPRKIRIVLDEVRGRDVDDALNYLHFSKAKAAVQIEKTVRSAVANLMNTAGDVEVNPDDLRIKECYADGGPHMKRFRAASMGRISKLNKPTAHLTVVVSDEKN
- the rpsC gene encoding 30S ribosomal protein S3 translates to MGQKTHPVGFRLQVKKGWRSTWFAGKSFAPGLEEDVRIRKYLKARLPNAGISRVEISRTTKTVTVTIHTARPGIVIGKGGEEVKRLKEEIKQLTERSVQINISEVKRPELDAALVGSNIAHQLTKKVSYRRVVNKVIQSTMRMGAEGIRVNVAGRLGGSEIARSEKFSQGRVPLHTLRADIDYVLTEAHTQYGIIGIKVWICNGESTR
- the rplW gene encoding 50S ribosomal protein L23, translated to MSYQKTIIRPLFTEKMSRLEETERKYAFQVSKGVNKIEIKRAIEEKFDVEVEKVATMNRLGKEKNMTVRSGGRTIRTQGNRASWKKAVITLKEGQSIDLLRGESAE